In Citrus sinensis cultivar Valencia sweet orange chromosome 2, DVS_A1.0, whole genome shotgun sequence, a single genomic region encodes these proteins:
- the LOC127900393 gene encoding uncharacterized protein LOC127900393, translating into MNKQINKEVDKGEATAVADKEAGKEAAVVADREEDKEVVVEVDKEEVKVKAVEEVQEATVEVADREEVEEVEEEAVVAKVEEDKEAAVEVADREEVKEVEEVVVAVKADAAEEVEVKEAAVEAVVEVAAVCKVRQRESLAICPSHKSRSKVVNYTKRIKC; encoded by the coding sequence ATGAACAAGCAGATCAACAAGGAGGTTGACAAGGGGGAGGCCACGGCGGTGGCGGACAAGGAGGCGGGCAAGGAGGCCGCGGTGGTGGCGGACAGGGAGGAGGACAAGGAGGTCGTGGTGGAGGTGGACAAGGAGGAGGTAAAGGTGAAGGCCGTGGAGGAGGTCCAGGAGGCCACGGTGGAGGTGGCGGACAGGGAGGAGGTCGAGGAGGTCGAGGAAGAGGCGGTGGTGGCCAAGGTGGAGGAGGACAAGGAGGCCGCGGTGGAGGTGGCGGACAGGGAGGAGGTAAAGGAGGTCGAGGAGGTGGTGGTGGCGGTCAAGGCGGACGCCGCGGAGGAGGTGGAGGTCAAGGAGGCGGCGGTAGAGGCGGTGGTGGAGGTGGCGGCGGTATGTAAAGTTAGGCAAAGGGAAAGCCTCGCCATATGTCCTAGCCATAAATCTCGATCTAAAGTTGTAAACTACACAAAGCGTATTAAGTGTTAG